The sequence below is a genomic window from Bacteroidota bacterium.
ACTGTGTATGAAACCATAATAAATCAATGATATGCAGGAAGAAATAACCAATATCCGTTGGGCCAAGCTTATGGAAAGGGAGAAAGAGCTTAATTGCCTGTATAGTGTGGAAAATCTTCTGAAAGAAGATGAAAAACCAATTGAATCGATTTTAAGGGAAATGATTAATATTATTCCTCCAGGATACCAGTATACTACTGTTTGCGAAGCCAGAATACTTTTCGAGGATTCAGTTTTTTCAACAGAAGACTTTACGGAAACGGAATGGATGCAGCACGCCGACATCATTGTGGATGAGCACGTAGCAGGAAGGATTGACGTCGCTTATACTCAGCTTATTCGCCTTCACCGGGGCAGTGCTTTCCTTCCCGAGGAACAGAAGTTATTAAATACTATTGCTTCCAACATTGGCCGTACAATATTCCGGTGTAAACTTAAAGTTTCTCTTGATTATATCCATCAAAGCGGGCATCCCGAAAAGCAGGAGGGGAATCTCTTGTATCCTGAGTCGGATGAACATTGGAAGTGGAGGTACAAAATGGCAGAAAGTATAGCCCGTGCAATGGATCTCGACCGCTTTGGAGTGAAGGGAATATACCTTGTCGGCAGCACTAAAAACGCATCAGCGGGCCCTGGCAGCGATATAGATCTGATCCTTCATTTTGCGGGAAGTGAATCCCAGAAAAATGAAATTGCAACCTGGCTTGAAGGCTGGGGTCTTTGCCTTGATGTGATTAACTATTCCCGGACAGGTTACCATTCCGGTGAAAGCCTCATTGATGTACATATCATCACGGATGAGGATTTTCAGAAAAAAGACAGTTATGCGATGATGATTGGCGCCGTTACCGATGGTGCCCGTTTGCTTAAAAAAAACTCCTGAACCGATGAACTTATGTTTTTTTGTGAGTGATCTCCATGGCCGGACAGGAAGATACCTTAGTCTGTTTGCTGCCATTCGCAAAGATAAGCCTGATATTGTGCTCCTGGGAGGGGACCTGCTGCCTCACGGCTTTGGATTGAAATCCGGGTTCAGTGATTTTTACAATGATTTCCTGGTAAAGCAATTCCGCCAGCTTCGCGAAGAACTTCATGATGAATACCCTCAGGTTTTGCTGATCCTGGGCAATGACGATCCACGTATTCATGAGGAGAATTTTATAAAAGAAAGTGAATCAGGTCTCTGGACTTATCTTCATAATCGCAGGATTGATACAGGCAATTATGTTTTTTACGGTTATGCCAATGTTCCTCCCAC
It includes:
- a CDS encoding nucleotidyltransferase domain-containing protein; translated protein: MQEEITNIRWAKLMEREKELNCLYSVENLLKEDEKPIESILREMINIIPPGYQYTTVCEARILFEDSVFSTEDFTETEWMQHADIIVDEHVAGRIDVAYTQLIRLHRGSAFLPEEQKLLNTIASNIGRTIFRCKLKVSLDYIHQSGHPEKQEGNLLYPESDEHWKWRYKMAESIARAMDLDRFGVKGIYLVGSTKNASAGPGSDIDLILHFAGSESQKNEIATWLEGWGLCLDVINYSRTGYHSGESLIDVHIITDEDFQKKDSYAMMIGAVTDGARLLKKNS